In a single window of the Leptolyngbyaceae cyanobacterium genome:
- a CDS encoding ATP-binding protein, producing the protein MAKLSSTKKMQAMVRGEHNLDGLPIHLLTLGAEIGSVLLESRTLPETLQVCAETIAHYLDATNVCIWTFDEQTNLLNLAAFAGEKIYTASITKSTLLPSLELEEIKPKLIPVTYQVAPFKYRLYCLIVENHLLGAIALFGKQSLREAEDILLSWVANHIALGIDRIFAKKALCDRRDSLLLHLASQLRQSLDFNTILETALQEVHKLLKIDRCHFLWYFPNAIEPRITITHEVQNGSFPSLMGDFPAPQSNIILHQISNLEIMRIDEVATAFDLDEEIKQILTKFGITAQLLLPFKTHTGQYGAIVCSHCQGARPWSDSEVEFLQGVCEQVAVAIDQAEFYAQTRASALAAQTQAQHLSAVLYKLQQAQSQLVQQEKMSSLGQMIAGIAHEINNPVNFINGNLIHAEDYIKDLLELLDIYQECYPNAVPNIQNYIADIDLEFIREDLPKLLSSMQMGTERIRQIVLSLRNFSRLDEAEMKPVDIHEGIDSTLLILHNRLKASGHDPGVEIIKEYGNLPLVECYAGQLNQVFMNIIVNAIDALENQSPPRIIKIHTELISQPKMQGDRVLISITDNGSGMKEAVKNRLFDPFFTTKPVGKGTGLGLSISYQIIVEKHRGTIKCNSELGKGSEFAIEIPVSRNGISG; encoded by the coding sequence ATGGCTAAGCTATCGTCAACCAAAAAAATGCAGGCTATGGTTCGGGGAGAACATAATTTAGATGGATTACCAATTCACCTCTTAACTTTGGGTGCTGAAATAGGGTCGGTTTTGTTAGAAAGCAGAACTTTACCGGAAACGCTGCAAGTTTGTGCGGAGACGATCGCGCATTATCTGGATGCGACGAATGTCTGTATCTGGACGTTTGACGAACAGACAAATTTACTGAATTTGGCGGCATTTGCCGGAGAAAAAATTTACACTGCCAGTATAACTAAAAGTACGCTTTTACCATCATTAGAATTAGAAGAAATTAAACCAAAATTAATTCCCGTTACTTACCAAGTGGCGCCTTTTAAATATCGCTTGTACTGTTTAATCGTGGAAAACCATCTGTTAGGAGCGATCGCCTTATTTGGGAAACAATCTCTGCGGGAAGCAGAAGACATTCTTTTAAGTTGGGTAGCGAATCATATTGCCTTAGGAATCGACCGAATTTTTGCCAAAAAAGCGCTTTGCGATCGCCGGGATAGTTTACTACTGCATTTAGCAAGTCAGTTGCGTCAGTCTTTAGATTTCAATACTATATTAGAAACGGCTTTGCAGGAAGTGCATAAATTATTGAAAATCGATCGCTGTCATTTTTTATGGTATTTTCCTAACGCGATCGAGCCTCGGATTACGATTACTCATGAAGTACAAAATGGCAGCTTCCCCAGTTTAATGGGAGATTTCCCAGCCCCCCAAAGCAATATCATCCTTCATCAAATCAGCAATTTAGAAATTATGCGGATTGATGAGGTAGCTACCGCATTTGATTTAGACGAAGAAATCAAACAAATTTTAACTAAATTTGGCATTACCGCTCAACTGCTGCTACCATTTAAAACCCATACAGGTCAATACGGTGCGATTGTTTGCAGTCATTGTCAGGGGGCGCGTCCTTGGAGTGATAGCGAAGTGGAATTTCTCCAAGGGGTATGCGAACAAGTAGCGGTAGCGATCGATCAAGCGGAATTTTACGCCCAAACTCGCGCCAGCGCACTAGCAGCACAAACGCAAGCCCAACATTTGAGTGCGGTTTTATATAAATTACAACAAGCGCAATCTCAACTAGTACAACAAGAAAAGATGTCTAGTTTAGGGCAGATGATTGCGGGAATTGCCCATGAAATTAACAATCCAGTTAACTTTATTAATGGGAATCTCATTCACGCTGAGGACTACATTAAAGATTTGTTAGAGTTGCTCGATATTTATCAAGAATGTTATCCGAACGCCGTTCCAAATATCCAAAATTATATTGCAGATATCGATTTAGAATTTATTAGAGAGGATTTGCCCAAACTGCTGTCTTCTATGCAAATGGGAACCGAACGCATTCGCCAAATTGTATTATCCCTGCGGAATTTCTCTCGCTTAGATGAAGCGGAAATGAAACCCGTCGATATTCATGAAGGAATTGATAGCACTCTGTTGATTTTGCACAATCGGTTAAAAGCCAGCGGTCACGATCCGGGAGTAGAAATAATAAAAGAATACGGTAATCTACCTTTGGTAGAGTGCTATGCCGGACAATTAAATCAGGTGTTTATGAATATTATCGTCAACGCCATCGATGCTTTGGAAAACCAATCGCCACCGAGAATTATTAAAATCCATACCGAGTTGATTTCCCAACCTAAAATGCAAGGCGATCGAGTTTTAATTTCTATTACCGATAATGGTTCTGGTATGAAAGAAGCAGTAAAAAATCGATTATTCGATCCGTTTTTTACGACTAAACCTGTCGGCAAAGGAACTGGACTGGGATTATCTATTAGTTATCAAATTATTGTCGAAAAGCATCGGGGGACAATTAAATGTAATTCTGAATTGGGAAAAGGTTCGGAATTCGCGATCGAAATTCCAGTCAGTCGGAACGGAATTTCAGGATGA
- a CDS encoding chemotaxis protein CheA codes for MNDLFASFLDDYFAECDEHLTAIRQNLLLFEQFVNQPPIDRSLLDKLFVSFHSVKGLSAMVGLKDAERLAHEMESYLRTLRDKQAVLTPEGIDALINNTKMLEQVINAHRVENAGREETGDNFSAVLPIPPPPVSLPAIELKPEELKQLTRELANGAKAWQVEFVPGREKADRGINVNTIRSRLQAIGRLIHASPRAIDNTDIVFDFVIATHAEASTFVNGEEDGLTYAPYIYPETTQSENANEKITESIEESDRQTARIETPGKAAPPPSAIPSNVVRVDLTRLDEIMRIVGELVVTRARLAENLKNIADIVPGSQLRALRETAFTLEHQLRDLRDGVMRVRLVPIGELFARMQFAIRDLAKESQKQIELELRGQSTEIDKFLVDRTIDPLLHLVRNAVSHGLESEAERIAAGKPKEGKICLRASTAGEMVIIEVEDDGRGIDVEKVTKRAKEQELLDADATPDLATILDVVCSPGFSTREQADLTSGRGVGMAVVKNTVTELGGSLAFDTEVGRGTRFIVQLPLTLAIADALIVSVGGQTFAIPQSGIREVVEVKNNAIALWENSETLAHRGAILPLIRLGRVFNLPPFPIADSIAIISNGLNPIAIAVDRILRQQEIVVRPLTDPLIQIPGISGATELGDGQVVLIIDILALSNFPKTKIPHHH; via the coding sequence ATGAATGATTTATTCGCTAGCTTTTTAGACGATTATTTTGCCGAATGTGACGAACACTTAACAGCGATTCGGCAAAACTTACTATTATTTGAACAATTTGTCAATCAACCGCCAATCGATCGATCGCTACTGGACAAACTTTTCGTTAGCTTTCATTCCGTCAAAGGTTTGTCCGCAATGGTGGGATTGAAGGACGCCGAACGGCTAGCCCATGAAATGGAAAGCTATTTGCGAACTTTACGGGATAAGCAAGCAGTGCTCACTCCGGAAGGAATTGATGCTCTAATTAACAACACCAAAATGTTAGAGCAGGTAATTAACGCCCATCGCGTTGAAAATGCGGGAAGGGAAGAGACAGGGGATAATTTTTCTGCGGTTCTCCCCATTCCGCCACCTCCTGTCTCCTTACCCGCGATCGAACTAAAACCAGAAGAGTTAAAGCAATTAACTCGGGAACTGGCAAATGGAGCCAAAGCTTGGCAAGTCGAATTCGTACCGGGGCGGGAAAAAGCCGATCGCGGTATCAACGTCAATACGATTCGCTCGCGCCTACAAGCGATCGGTCGGCTGATTCACGCATCTCCCAGAGCGATCGATAACACCGATATCGTCTTCGATTTCGTGATCGCTACTCACGCCGAAGCCAGCACTTTCGTCAATGGTGAAGAAGACGGACTCACTTATGCACCCTACATTTACCCAGAAACGACCCAAAGTGAAAACGCAAATGAAAAAATCACCGAAAGCATAGAAGAATCCGATCGCCAAACAGCCAGAATCGAGACACCAGGGAAAGCTGCTCCTCCTCCCTCCGCCATCCCCTCCAACGTGGTACGAGTCGATTTAACGCGATTGGATGAAATAATGCGGATTGTCGGAGAACTGGTAGTAACTCGCGCTCGTTTGGCCGAAAATTTGAAAAATATCGCCGATATAGTTCCTGGTTCTCAATTACGCGCCTTGCGGGAAACCGCTTTTACTTTAGAACACCAGTTGCGAGACTTGCGAGATGGAGTAATGCGAGTCCGCTTAGTACCGATCGGAGAACTTTTTGCCCGAATGCAGTTTGCCATTCGCGATTTAGCAAAAGAAAGTCAAAAACAAATCGAACTGGAATTAAGGGGTCAAAGCACTGAAATTGATAAGTTTCTAGTCGATCGAACCATCGATCCTTTATTGCATTTAGTGCGAAATGCCGTCAGTCACGGTTTGGAATCGGAAGCAGAAAGGATCGCCGCAGGTAAACCAAAAGAAGGCAAAATTTGTTTGCGGGCTTCTACTGCCGGGGAAATGGTGATAATTGAAGTAGAAGATGATGGACGGGGAATTGATGTAGAAAAAGTTACAAAGCGTGCGAAAGAGCAGGAATTGCTCGATGCTGATGCTACTCCGGATTTAGCCACGATATTAGATGTCGTTTGTTCTCCGGGTTTTTCTACACGGGAACAAGCAGATTTAACTAGCGGGCGCGGTGTGGGAATGGCGGTAGTCAAAAATACCGTGACCGAACTAGGTGGGTCGCTTGCCTTCGATACGGAAGTCGGGAGGGGAACGCGCTTTATCGTTCAATTACCGCTTACTTTAGCGATCGCGGATGCGTTAATCGTTTCGGTGGGCGGACAAACCTTTGCCATTCCTCAATCTGGCATCCGGGAAGTCGTGGAGGTGAAAAACAACGCGATCGCCTTGTGGGAAAACAGCGAAACGCTCGCCCATCGAGGGGCTATTTTACCCCTAATTCGTCTGGGGCGGGTGTTTAACTTGCCGCCATTTCCCATTGCTGATTCGATCGCCATCATTAGCAACGGATTAAATCCGATCGCGATCGCCGTCGATCGCATTCTTCGCCAACAAGAAATCGTAGTTAGACCATTAACAGATCCCCTCATCCAAATCCCCGGTATTTCCGGCGCTACCGAACTAGGAGATGGGCAAGTAGTTTTAATTATCGATATCTTAGCATTAAGTAACTTTCCCAAAACCAAAATCCCGCATCATCATTAA
- a CDS encoding PAS domain S-box protein, protein MSEMDKKASNLELLAQYTHILNQRTQEINQWVGKARINSPELLEESLEELCTTVEEMQIAEEELRLQNEQLRASQEERLAERQRYQDLFEFAPDAYLVTDVDGKILEANYAAAELFQLSQEFLIGKPLVLFVTQIGRRNFSIQLIRLQETDWLQNWEITLQQRNGQIFDAAINVKAVRDRDGKAIGLRWLVRDVTIRKRREERLRLLESVVVNANDAIIITEAQPIEEPGPRVLYVNEAFTRMTGYTSEEILGKTPRILQGENTDRTTLNKIHTALLDWQSIVVELINYRKDGSEFWVEMSIVPIANETGWYTHWIAVQRDITDRKQAEKQKIEIIREQVAREEAQAANRAKDEFIATVSHELRTPLQAVIGWTQILKRKLLDRTMMNRALETIEHNAKMQAKLIEELLDLSRIAQGKVDLKMTAISLCQVIEIAIDTLRPIIEAKEIQLNTYLDDRDVSILGDAERLRQVVSNLLTNAIKFTPDRGNIEVSLYYNDSHAQIIVKDNGKGISAEFLPYVFDRFRQADCQNSSAQTGLGLGLAIARQLVEMHGGTIHADSLGENQGATFTVLLPLNATPD, encoded by the coding sequence ATGAGCGAAATGGATAAGAAAGCAAGTAATTTAGAGTTATTAGCTCAATATACTCACATTCTGAACCAGCGCACTCAAGAAATCAACCAGTGGGTTGGCAAAGCCCGTATCAACTCACCCGAACTGCTAGAAGAATCTTTAGAAGAATTATGTACCACCGTAGAAGAAATGCAGATAGCTGAGGAGGAGTTGCGCTTACAAAACGAACAGTTAAGGGCGTCCCAGGAAGAACGATTAGCAGAACGACAGCGTTATCAAGATTTATTTGAATTTGCACCCGATGCTTATTTAGTTACGGATGTGGATGGAAAAATTTTAGAGGCAAATTACGCTGCTGCCGAATTGTTTCAACTTTCCCAAGAATTCCTCATCGGTAAACCGTTAGTGTTATTTGTTACGCAAATAGGCCGACGCAACTTTTCCATTCAATTAATTCGACTTCAGGAAACAGACTGGTTGCAAAATTGGGAGATTACTTTACAACAGCGAAACGGTCAGATATTTGATGCTGCTATAAATGTAAAAGCGGTACGCGATCGCGACGGAAAAGCGATCGGTTTGCGTTGGTTGGTGCGAGATGTTACTATTCGCAAACGCCGAGAAGAAAGATTGCGACTGCTAGAGTCAGTAGTTGTTAATGCTAACGATGCCATCATTATTACCGAAGCGCAGCCAATTGAGGAACCAGGGCCGCGCGTTTTATATGTAAACGAAGCCTTCACTCGGATGACAGGCTATACTTCCGAAGAAATATTGGGAAAAACTCCCCGCATTTTGCAAGGAGAAAACACCGATCGAACTACTCTGAATAAAATTCATACCGCACTGCTCGATTGGCAATCCATCGTAGTTGAACTGATCAATTATCGTAAAGATGGATCGGAATTTTGGGTAGAAATGAGCATCGTACCGATCGCAAATGAAACTGGTTGGTATACTCACTGGATAGCGGTACAAAGAGATATTACCGATCGCAAGCAAGCAGAAAAACAAAAAATAGAAATCATTCGCGAACAGGTAGCGCGAGAAGAAGCGCAAGCAGCTAACCGCGCCAAAGATGAGTTTATCGCCACCGTCTCCCACGAACTTCGCACGCCTCTACAAGCAGTGATCGGTTGGACTCAAATATTAAAGAGAAAACTGCTCGATCGCACCATGATGAATCGCGCTTTAGAGACGATCGAACATAATGCCAAAATGCAAGCAAAACTGATTGAGGAATTGTTAGACCTGTCTCGGATCGCCCAAGGTAAAGTTGATCTGAAGATGACTGCCATTTCTCTATGCCAAGTCATTGAAATCGCGATCGATACCTTACGTCCGATAATAGAAGCTAAAGAAATCCAACTCAATACCTATCTAGACGATCGCGATGTTTCGATTTTGGGTGATGCGGAACGCTTGCGACAAGTGGTATCGAATTTGCTAACTAACGCGATCAAATTCACCCCGGACAGAGGAAATATCGAAGTTTCGCTTTATTACAACGATTCTCACGCTCAAATTATTGTCAAAGATAACGGTAAAGGCATCAGTGCAGAATTTTTACCTTACGTATTCGATCGCTTTCGCCAAGCGGACTGCCAAAATAGCAGTGCTCAAACAGGATTGGGATTGGGATTGGCGATCGCCCGTCAGTTAGTCGAAATGCACGGCGGTACTATCCACGCAGATAGTCTCGGCGAAAATCAAGGCGCTACTTTTACCGTCCTATTACCTCTCAATGCTACCCCTGATTGA
- a CDS encoding response regulator: protein MKQILVVDDSATMRRMVMASLRNLKNVNFNEASNGLEAIERLVISPVNLMILDLNMPDMHGLEVLKFVRSHQTYCHIPIMVLTTRGDDASRDEALKAGASCYLTKPFEPQKFAAQARELLD from the coding sequence ATGAAGCAAATTTTGGTTGTGGATGATTCAGCTACGATGCGACGGATGGTTATGGCATCCTTGCGAAATTTGAAAAATGTAAATTTTAATGAAGCAAGTAACGGCCTAGAAGCTATTGAACGTTTGGTAATTTCACCAGTCAACTTAATGATTTTAGATCTGAATATGCCGGATATGCACGGACTAGAAGTACTCAAGTTCGTGCGGTCTCATCAAACATATTGCCACATTCCGATTATGGTGTTAACCACCAGAGGAGACGACGCTAGCCGAGATGAAGCATTGAAGGCAGGTGCTTCCTGTTATTTAACCAAACCGTTCGAGCCACAAAAATTTGCTGCCCAAGCTAGAGAATTATTAGATTAA
- a CDS encoding chemotaxis protein CheW, with the protein MLDPQTNWEPYILFELADSTYGIPAHLVQQMEMLERITPVPNAPLFLEGVVFSRGKMIPAVNLRVKFGLDKIAYNLRSRLIVVNIANRSIGLIVDSAREFVNIPHDALKPPPEGISELSAKYLSGIALWENRVILVLNLPEIVNVNGRSLVEMG; encoded by the coding sequence GTGTTAGATCCTCAAACAAATTGGGAACCATATATTCTTTTTGAACTGGCTGACAGTACCTACGGCATCCCCGCCCACCTAGTTCAACAAATGGAAATGCTCGAGCGCATTACCCCCGTACCAAACGCTCCGCTTTTTCTAGAAGGAGTAGTTTTTTCTCGCGGCAAAATGATTCCTGCCGTCAACTTAAGAGTAAAATTCGGCCTGGATAAAATTGCCTACAATCTGCGTTCTCGGCTGATTGTCGTCAACATTGCCAATCGCTCTATCGGCTTAATTGTTGACTCGGCACGCGAATTCGTTAATATTCCGCACGACGCGCTCAAACCACCACCAGAAGGAATTTCTGAATTAAGCGCCAAATATTTATCAGGCATTGCTCTGTGGGAAAATCGAGTAATTTTAGTCCTTAATTTACCAGAAATCGTGAACGTGAATGGCCGTAGTTTAGTAGAAATGGGTTAA
- a CDS encoding methyl-accepting chemotaxis protein, protein MAKNIKKSPKKSATRKGELTRKKVKNQRLSNEVALIYHQTEEIAKLTEQIAQTTEIVSQGVDTQTGSLEEIFSGTNQLTASLKETATQAESVATSIEQLVSGANEMAASIEEVTANTVELAASVNQTATSIEQTTSSIRTVADIAQEMATSATQVSTSMNEIAASIKTVNKDTESLVTSVNETAASVEQITRSIQSVAQNSQDVSNAAERTTSSINEMAASIEQVSATSENLSATVETVSNSMEEIARSIQGVAQNAAQITDAANNAATSATQLDRSIRSVSHLTKQADEISTRVARDAEIGGATIQKSIQGFIRVRNSMAESADTIRNMGKRASEISTIIDTIDIIAERTNLLSLNASIEAARAGEAGRGFAVVAEEIRNLAERAAQATTDIAAIIKSLQEVSQEAVNKSNEGMGLAEESSRLVEDGAAGLTTILSGVRETTQIVRQIALASQEQLTAGQNVVTAINTTVQQAKEVAQATQEQAKSAQYIVQSTTQMRKIAQEVSHATNEQGRAARDIIKAAQITTTLAMQVRKATSEQVNGVNQILQAVELMRRGALNTSRALAEQSTGGEQIAKEAERLNRLINNVTKAMTEQSSAATQITVAVENVRRQTDRTAKAMTEQTRAVKEISTGTHNISKQVALIHRANRENSSVANIITTNLSNIRSVSERNGQGVKEIQRSVLTLQEKSRNFINIAEELRNKLLPI, encoded by the coding sequence ATGGCTAAAAATATAAAAAAATCTCCGAAAAAATCTGCGACTAGAAAGGGCGAATTGACGAGAAAAAAAGTCAAAAATCAACGGTTATCGAACGAAGTCGCTCTGATTTACCATCAAACCGAAGAAATAGCCAAATTAACCGAACAAATTGCTCAAACGACAGAAATAGTCTCACAAGGCGTCGATACGCAAACGGGATCGCTCGAGGAAATTTTCAGCGGTACCAACCAATTGACCGCATCCTTAAAAGAAACAGCCACCCAAGCAGAATCAGTCGCCACTTCCATCGAACAACTGGTTTCCGGCGCCAACGAAATGGCTGCATCCATCGAAGAAGTTACCGCCAACACCGTAGAATTAGCCGCATCGGTTAATCAAACTGCCACTTCGATCGAACAAACTACCAGTTCCATTCGGACTGTCGCCGACATCGCCCAAGAAATGGCAACTTCTGCCACCCAAGTTTCTACCTCGATGAACGAAATTGCCGCCTCTATCAAAACCGTTAACAAAGACACCGAATCTTTAGTCACGTCGGTGAACGAAACGGCTGCTTCTGTAGAGCAGATTACCCGTTCGATTCAAAGCGTAGCGCAAAACTCCCAAGACGTGAGCAATGCAGCGGAAAGAACCACTTCCTCCATCAACGAAATGGCTGCATCGATCGAACAAGTTTCCGCCACATCGGAAAACTTATCAGCTACGGTAGAAACCGTATCCAATTCTATGGAAGAAATAGCGCGATCGATCCAGGGAGTCGCCCAAAATGCCGCTCAAATTACCGATGCAGCAAATAACGCCGCCACTAGCGCCACCCAACTCGATCGATCGATCCGTTCCGTCAGCCACCTTACCAAACAAGCAGATGAAATCAGTACCCGCGTAGCGCGAGATGCAGAAATCGGCGGCGCCACCATTCAAAAATCAATTCAAGGTTTCATTCGAGTGCGAAACTCAATGGCTGAATCAGCCGATACGATCCGAAACATGGGCAAACGTGCCAGCGAAATCAGTACCATCATCGATACGATCGATATCATCGCCGAACGCACTAACTTACTATCTTTAAATGCCTCGATCGAAGCCGCCCGCGCCGGAGAAGCAGGGCGAGGTTTTGCCGTAGTAGCAGAAGAAATTCGCAACCTAGCAGAAAGGGCAGCCCAAGCAACGACAGACATTGCCGCTATTATTAAATCCCTCCAAGAAGTAAGTCAAGAAGCGGTGAATAAATCTAATGAAGGAATGGGACTCGCCGAAGAAAGCAGCCGTTTAGTAGAAGATGGGGCGGCTGGATTAACAACTATTTTGTCAGGAGTCCGAGAAACTACCCAAATAGTGCGTCAAATTGCCCTAGCTTCTCAAGAACAATTAACCGCCGGACAAAATGTAGTAACCGCCATTAATACCACCGTTCAGCAAGCCAAAGAAGTTGCCCAAGCTACGCAAGAACAAGCCAAATCAGCCCAATACATCGTGCAATCCACTACACAAATGCGGAAAATTGCCCAAGAAGTTTCCCATGCTACTAACGAACAAGGGCGTGCGGCCAGAGATATTATTAAAGCAGCGCAAATAACTACTACTTTAGCGATGCAAGTTCGCAAAGCAACCTCCGAACAAGTTAATGGAGTAAATCAAATTTTGCAAGCGGTAGAACTAATGCGTCGCGGCGCATTGAACACGTCTCGCGCTTTAGCCGAACAAAGTACTGGCGGAGAACAAATTGCTAAAGAAGCAGAACGCCTTAACCGTTTAATTAATAATGTTACTAAGGCAATGACCGAACAATCTAGCGCTGCTACTCAAATCACGGTTGCCGTCGAAAATGTCCGCCGCCAAACCGATCGAACTGCTAAAGCAATGACAGAACAAACACGGGCAGTCAAAGAGATCTCTACTGGTACTCACAATATTTCCAAACAGGTTGCCCTC